Proteins from one Coregonus clupeaformis isolate EN_2021a chromosome 29, ASM2061545v1, whole genome shotgun sequence genomic window:
- the LOC121572531 gene encoding matrix-remodeling-associated protein 5-like has translation MTVARYRQTAEKEGYYHTGVKANLQAQPAWLLQPHVSLELNRAQSSAHRVKLTLSTLVSAPPDPPSPHSWVLIQTNHTHTAFTAAADSQIHLPCPVLSSIADLSSRDPRLQWVFPDGSTVSSPYRSSDGRIRVSGQGLVLQRVDHSDAGLYYCVARAGGDVDVLPLRLAVVESSNPPPGEELGPAVTGLVGDPVSLPCEASGTPRVEVNWVLPGGRVVGSRNEGRRKGAAGVNVLANGTLSLPLPALGDAGLYRCVAVNLHGVDSLSTRLTLIPHPSDTSSRMRYPMRPQSALGVSNRVPAPLSEEVEEGGSGDDEGEEENMLPTRAGYNRTRRPPIRSHTVRMEGSRPPQKGKRPLRRGFPVEQRRNRLEGRRSFNLAKHKIDPQKWADLLAKIRERTAPKDSLYVPPPTRSHTITSAPTEAQTTTPTEAQTTTSTPTEAQTTTSSPTEAQTTTSSPTEAQTTTSTPTRAQSTRIQTDSRHIESNDTTRTQTTRTNPGSTQPESTQTTRRKPGSTQPGSTQPDRIQTERIQTTKTQTTRIQPDTTLPNSTPEVTVGRNSDQRPVLDSEADSSKSSSIDVPSLQEEGLNAVHTSLFPDLLTKDRVAPETPNTADPSNNFPQTPQSNTETETGTETETESSPKSTKPTYNVNDISTEERRQSVTPVRTTGEGERTGTPNSGKVIFSNSDPSRPRSPWNASNRPGQRRRINRPRGRPTPRQSTPGPTSPRQNTLSPTTTRAALTKPSELPVATTTITISTITTTTTTPSSTRITAPSSTSVSPPASLPALPPLPQTHTDRVTHSANTAARLPDRSQTTVTHTGKHTPTVTHSHTEKQSYAETEGQVGATPKEQDPSVFNQHNPEDVKATSPRSGTTPGGTTPTGTEKEPSEIESSEIEPLYPETEEELSEIEPPATDEEEPSEIEPPATDEEDPSEIETPATDEEEPSEIEPPASEEEPSEIEPPATDEEEQSEIEPPATDEEPSGIEPPATDEEPSGIEPPATDEDPSEIEPLYPTTDEEPSVIEGVKATPPQSRTTTPGRTTPTGTEKEPSEIEPVYPATEEEPSEIEPPAMDEEPSEIEPLATDEEPSAIEPLATDEEPNEIEPPATDEEEPSEIEPLATDEEEPSEIEPPATDEEPSEIEPPASDEEPNEIEPAATEEEPSEIEPSASDEEPSEIEPLYPITEEEPSEIEPVYLAPDEPEERQPESDIDSSFSSTKQLLPPTTANTAATTASAITSSTVITFIRRTTTITIPTTTTTTTSPTTATTIPTTTATIPTTTVSTTTTTIPTTTTTISTTTTTIPTTTISTTTTTTTTIPTTIPTTTTTPTSTTVWRKPGVNSISDSHGSRYRPPSYPTYSQHSSSRHPYVITRPDPVRTPLQTPPPIKHAPSLPHPVKPKLLLPDVLETPSSAVPTNRAPSSPPKASPPTTGTQAGLNPASTPPHSLPASPDRSMTAQRPPQTSVLRVRPRIAPPHMRPMSVPAEIDALLPCEAIGQPPPTITWTKVSTGAVMSLDSKAERFQVLPNGTFLIRSVQVQDRGTYICSAQNSVGLDRAMVTLEVWSRPPHIQLPNHRDATVHQGGEVRLECRAQGVPVPLLSWVLPDRSVLTPDPNPNPALGPHSRVSIFPNGTLRILVAGPADRGLYRCVASNPSGAGSLSVRLHVSSLPPAIQQPREERITRPAGMPLYAQCSARGAPAPSIRWRTPDGTLLRPSQFLNGNLFVLPNATLLIRKLATKDSGSYECLATNAVGGDKRTVRVEVTGDGGARILSTSPSSSIVIYGESLLLHCSATGNPEPRVVWRTPGKKLVDAHYSFDKRMKVHSNGTLYIQSVTEKDGGGYLCVARNKMADDYRILQVTVVTKPAKIKPKQPSNQKVVSYGAALKVDCLATGQPDPAVRWSLPNGTSVKSVLLQLEERRGRSRRLVVFDNGTLYLPSVEMGQEGEYVCHAENHGGRDTMRVMVKVLTSPPSFPSTKYEVIKVQQGGQVALNCGAKGQPVPTITWLSPMNRVLPVEGSGPVVVRQDGSLVIQGARGADGGNYTCRASNAAGERSKVMGVEVMVTPPSFTLNGAGGGINGADRQTAVVSGSGLSAVISISQSAGRDHRVSAGNCVNNNGDRNVGDQRVSAVRGQTVLLPCPSQGFPPPRLAWLLPGNGVLPVPYYGSRLTVHRNGTLELRGVRASDAGMLVCVNRSERGEARIMVHLEVSDTKDTPHSRGSVTTEKPCPVGPVSTEQLRTGGPDTEETPSPRGPVTTEKSRQETPRPTGPVTTEKPRPRGPVPEAGRSVVLERKPVVTSISGSLVSIINGENLQLPCPQTDSPSQGSSQTQSLTWKLPSGVVVSRGQTAGTGRYSVLDDGTLTVQQVSVFDRGTYSCRSTNQDTSSILTVPVIVIAYPPRITNGPPPLTYTRPGVDVQLTCYVIATPRATITWEMPDQSQLRVTGQARLYGNRYLSPQGSLVIQNPTSRDTGFYRCSAWNVIGADTKATYLHVI, from the exons ATGACGGTTGCCAG gtacagacagacagcagagaaGGAGGGCTACTACCATACAGGGGTCAAGGCCAATCTCCAAGCCCAGCCTGCCTGGTTACTGCAGCCCCATGTCAGTCTAGAGCTCAACAGAGCTCAGTCCAGTGCCCACAGGGTTAAACTGACCCTGTCCACCCTGGTATCTGCCCCCCCAGACCCCCCATCCCCACACTCCTGGGTCCTCATCCAGACCAACCACACCCACACAGCTTTTACTGCAGCTGCAGACAGCCAGATCCacctgccctgccctgtcctcAGTTCTATTGCAGACCTAAGCTCTCGAGACCCCAGGCTCCAATGGGTTTTCCCAGATGGTTCAACAGTCTCCTCTCCCTACCGCAGCTCAGATGGTAGGATCCGGGTGTCTGGCCAGGGGCTGGTCCTGCAGAGAGTGGATCACTCTGATGCTGGACTGTACTACTGCGTGGCCCGGGCGGGGGGAGATGTTGATGTTCTCCCCCTCCGTCTGGCGGTGGTAGAATCATCCAACCCTCCCCCAGGGGAGGAGCTTGGCCCTGCTGTGACTGGATTGGTTGGAGACCCTGTCAGTCTGCCGTGCGAGGCCTCTGGTACACCGAGGGTTGAGGTGAACTGGGTTCTTCCTGGCGGGAGAGTGGTAGGGAGTAGGAAcgaggggaggagaaagggggcGGCAGGGGTGAATGTCTTGGCCAACGGtaccctgtctctccccctccctgcgcTGGGAGACGCAGGCCTGTACCGGTGTGTAGCGGTGAACCTGCACGGTGTTGACTCTCTCTCCACCAGACTGACGCTCATCCCGCATCCTTCTGACACCTCATCACGCATGAGATATCCCATGAGGCCACAATCTGCGTTGGGGGTGTCCAACAGGGTACCAGCCCCTTTGAGTGAGGAGGTTGAAGAGGGGGGGTCAGGAGATgacgagggggaggaggagaacatGCTGCCCACCAGGGCAGGTTACAACAGGACACGGCGCCCCCCCATCAGATCCCACACGGTGAGGATGGAGGGAAGCAGACCACCCCAAAAGGGCAAGAGGCCCTTGAGGAGAGGCTTCCCTGTGGAGCAGAGGAGGAACAGGCTGGAGGGCCGGCGGAGCTTTAACCTGGCCAAGCACAAGATAGACCCTCAGAAATGGGCCGACCTGCTGGCTAAGATACGTGAAAGGACTGCCCCTAAAGACTCCCTGTATGTACCACCCCCAACGAGATCACATACTATCACCTCAGCCCCAACTGAAGCACAGACAACCACCCCAACTGAAGCACAGACAACCACCTCAACCCCAACTGAAGCACAGACAACCACCTCATCCCCAACTGAAGCACAGACAACCACCTCATCCCCAACTGAAGCACAGACAACCACCTCAACCCCAACTAGAGCACAGTCAACCAGAATACAGACAGATAGCAGACATATAGAAAGCAATGACACAACCAGAACGCAGACAACCAGAACAAATCCAGGCAGCACACAGCCAGAAAGTACACAGACAACCAGAAGAAAGCCAGGCAGCACACAGCCAGGCAGCACACAGCCAGACAGAATACAGACCGAGAGAATACAGACAACTAAAACACAGACAACCAGAATACAGCCAGACACCACACTACCAAACAGCACACCAGAGGTAACAGTGGGAAGAAACTCAGATCAACGTCCTGTATTGGACTCAGAGGCTGATTCCTCAAAGAGTTCTTCCATAGATGTCCCCAGTCTACAGGAAGAGGGGTTAAACGCCGTCCACACATCACTATTCCCAGACCTGCTAACAAAGGATAGAGTGGCCCCAGAGACACCAAACACTGCAGATCCGAGCAATAACTTCCCTCAGACCCCtcagtcaaacacagaaacagagacagggacagaaacagagacagagagttctCCTAAAAGCACAAAGCCAACCTACAATGTCAATGACATTAGCACAGAGGAAAGGAGACAGAGTGTTACTCCTGTAAGGaccacaggggagggggagaggactgGAACACCAAACTCTGGAAAGGTAATATTCTCCAATTCTGATCCGTCACGACCCAGAAGCCCCTGGAATGCCAGCAATAGGCCTGGCCAGAGGAGACGCATCAACAGACCCAGAGGACGACCCACGCCCCGCCAGAGCACCCCAGGTCCAACCTCCCCTCGCCAGAATACCCTAAGTCCCACTACCACCAGAGCAGCACTTACAAAGCCCAGCGAACTGCCAGtagctactactaccattactataagcactattacaactacaactactactcCATCCTCTACTAGGATCACTGCTCCATCAAGCACATCTGTCTCCCCCCCTGCCTCCCTTCCTGCCTTGCCCCCTTTgccccagacacacacagacagggtgaCTCACTCAGCAAACACTGCTGCTCGGCTCCCTGACAGGTCCCAAACgactgtcacacacacaggcaaacatacaCCCACAGTTACTCACAGTCACACAGAAAAACAGAGTTATGCTGAAACAGAGGGTCAGGTCGGGGCCACTCCAAAAGAGCAGGATCCATCTGTCTTCAACCAACACAACCCAGAGGATGTCAAAGCAACATCCCCTCGGTCTGGAACCACACCAGGTGGAACAACACCTACTGGTACTGAGAAAGAACCCAGTGAGATAGAATCCAGTGAGATAGAACCACTCTACCCAGAAACTGAGGAAGAACTCAGTGAGATAGAACCACCAGCAACTGATGAAGAAGAACCCAGTGAGATAGAACCACCAGCAACTGATGAAGAAGATCCCAGTGAGATAGAAACACCAGCAACTGATGAAGAAGAACCCAGTGAGATAGAACCACCAGCCTCTGAAGAAGAACCCAGTGAGATAGAACCACCAGCAACTGATGAAGAAGAACAAAGTGAGATAGAACCACCAGCAACTGATGAAGAACCCAGTGGGATAGAACCACCAGCAACTGATGAAGAACCCAGTGGGATAGAACCACCAGCAACTGATGAGGATCCCAGTGAGATAGAACCACTCTACCCAACCACTGATGAAGAACCCAGTGTAATAGAGGGTGTCAAAGCAACTCCCCCTCAGTCTAGAACAACCACACCAGGCAGAACAACACCTACTGGCACTGAGAAAGAACCCAGTGAGATAGAACCAGTCTACCCAGCCACTGAGGAAGAACCCAGTGAGATAGAACCACCAGCCATGGATGAAGAACCCAGTGAGATAGAACCACTAGCAACTGATGAAGAACCCAGTGCGATAGAACCACTAGCAACTGATGAAGAACCCAATGAGATAGAACCACCAGCAACTGATGAAGAAGAACCCAGTGAGATAGAACCACTAGCAACTGATGAAGAAGAACCCAGTGAGATAGAACCACCAGCAACTGATGAAGAACCCAGTGAGATAGAACCACCAGCAAGTGATGAAGAACCCAATGAGATAGAACCAGCAGCCACTGAAGAAGAACCCAGTGAGATAGAACCATCAGCATCTGATGAAGAACCCAGTGAGATAGAACCACTCTACCCAATCACTGAGGAAGAACCCAGTGAGATAGAACCAGTCTATCTAGCACCTGATGAACCAGAGGAGAGACAGCCAGAGTCAGACATAGACAGCTCTTTTTCATCTACAAAACAACTACTGCCCCCAACTACAGCTAATACAGCAGCTACCACGGCTTCAGCCATCACCTCCTCTACAGTCATCACCTTTATTAGAAGAACTACCACTATAACTATtcctacaactacaactactaccACTAGTCCTACAACTGCTACCACTATTCCTACAACTACTGCCACTATTCCTACAACAACTGTTTCTACAACTACCACTACTATTCCTACAACTACTACCACTATttctacaactactactactatacctaCAACTACTATttctacaactactactactactactactattcctACTACTATtcccactactactaccactcctACTAGTACAacagtctggaggaaaccaggagTAAACTCCATCTCAGACTCACATGGTAGTCGCTACCGCCCCCCATCTTACCCCACCTACTCACAACACTCCAGCAGCCGGCACCCCTATGTCATCACTAGGCCTGACCCAGTCAGAACTCCACTTCAAACTCCACCCCCTATAAAACACGCACCCTCTCTACCACACCCTGTCAAGCCAAAACTTCTTCTCCCAGATGTTTTAGAGACCCCTTCCTCTGCAGTCCCCACCAACAGAGCTCCCTCCAGCCCCCCAAAGGCCTCCCCACCCACCACAGGCACTCAGGCTGGGCTCAACCCTGCCTCCACCCCTCCTCATTCCCTTCCAGCGTCTCCAGACCGTAGTATGACTGCCCAACGCCCCCCTCAGACCTCCGTCTTGCGTGTCCGGCCCCGTATCGCTCCCCCTCACATGCGCCCCATGTCTGTCCCAGCTGAGATTGATGCCCTCCTGCCCTGCGAGGCCATTGGACAGCCTCCTCCAACAATCACCTGGACCAAGGTCTCCACAG GAGCTGTGATGTCACTGGACTCCAAGGCAGAGCGTTTCCAGGTCCTACCCAACGGAACCTTTCTCATCCGGAGTGTGCAGGTCCAGGACCGGGGGACATATATCTGCAGCGCACAGAACTCTGTGGGCCTGGACCGTGCCATGGTGACCCTGGAGGTCTGGTCCCGCCCACCCCACATTCAGCTACCCAACCACAGAGATGCAACGGTGCACCAGGGGGGTGAGGTGAGGTTGGAGTGTCGGGCTCAGGGGGTGCCGGTCCCTCTGCTGTCCTGGGTGCTACCTGACCGCTCCGTCCTAACCCCcgaccctaaccccaaccctgccCTTGGCCCTCACTCCCGGGTGTCTATATTCCCTAATGGTACTCTGCGTATCTTGGTGGCCGGCCCAGCAGACAGAGGACTGTATCGCTGTGTAGCTTCCAACCCATCAGGGGCTGGCAGTCTGTCAGTCCGACTCCATGTGTCCTCCCTGCCTCCAGCCATCCAGCAgcccagagaggagaggataacccggCCCGCTGGTATGCCTCTCTACGCCCAATGCTCTGCCCGGGGAGCCCCCGCTCCCTCCATCCGCTGGAGGACCCCTGACGGCACCCTTCTGCGCCCATCTCAATTCCTCAACGGGAACCTGTTTGTCCTCCCCAATGCCACCTTGCTGATACGCAAGCTGGCCACTAAGGACTCTGGGAGCTACGAGTGCCTGGCGACTAATGCGGTGGGTGGGGATAAGAGGACGGTGAGGGTGGAGGTGACTGGAgatggagga GCTAGgattctctccacctctccatccagTTCTATAGTCATATATGGTGAATCTCTGCTCCTTCACTGTTCAGCAACCGGCAACCCAGAGCCTAGAGTGGTCTGGAGGACACCTGGCAAGAAACTAGTGGATGCCCactacag TTTTGACAAGAGGATGAAGGTGCACAGTAATGGAACCCTGTATATCCAGTCCGTGACGGAGAAAGACGGGGGGGGCTATTTATGTGTTGCGCGAAATAAGATGGCTGACGACTACCGCATCCTCCAGGTCACCGTGGTCACAAAGCCTGCTAAGATTAAGCCAAAGCAGCCATCCAATCAGAAGGTGGTATCGTATGGAGCAGCTCTAAAGGTAGACTGTCTGGCGACCGGCCAGCCCGACCCCGCGGTAAGATGGAGCCTGCCGAATGGAACCTCAGTGAAAAGTGTCCTGTTGCAGTTGGAAGAGAGAAGGGGGCGCAGTCGGCGACTGGTGGTGTTTGACAATGGAACACTGTACCTCCCCTCAGTGGAGATGGGGCAGGAGGGGGAGTATGTCTGCCATGCTGAGAACCATGGGGGTAGGGACACTATGAGGGTGATGGTCAAAGTCCTCACCTCACCCCCCTCCTTCCCCAGCACCAAATATGAGGTAATCAAGGTGCAACAAGGGGGCCAGGTGGCTCTGAACTGTGGGGCCAAAGGACAGCCTGTCCCTACGATCACATGGCTCTCTCCAATGAATCGTGTCCTCCCAGTGGAAGGATCAGGTCCGGTTGTGGTGCGGCAAGATGGGTCCTTGGTGATCCAGGGGGCTAGAGGGGCTGATGGAGGAAATTACACCTGCCGAGCCAGCAACGCTGCTGGGGAGAGGAGCAAGGTGATGGGGGTGGAGGTGATGGTGACCCCACCCAGCTTTACTCTGAATGGGGCTGGGGGTGGGATCAatggggcagacagacagacagctgttgtTAGTGGTAGTGGACTCAGTGCTGTGATCTCCATCAGTCAGTCTGCAGGGAGGGATCATAGGGTCAGTGCAGGTAATTGTGTCAATAATAATGGAGACAGGAATGTAGGGGACCAAAGGGTCTCAGCAGTTAGAGGCCAGACAGTTCTTCTGCCATGTCCATCCCAGGGCTTCCCTCCACCCCGCCTGGCCTGGTTGCTGCCCGGTAACGGGGTTCTCCCGGTGCCCTACTATGGCAGCAGACTCACCGTGCACCGCAATGGAACCCTGGAGCTGAGGGGGGTGAGGGCAAGCGACGCCGGCATGTTGGTGTGTGTCAATCGCAGTGAGAGGGGCGAGGCTCGGATAATGGTACACCTGGAGGTCTCAGACACAAAGGACACACCTCACTCCAGAGGCTCAGTGACCACCGAGAAACCTTGCCCTGTAGGCCCAGTCAGCACAGAGCAACTTCGCACAGGAGGCCCAGACACAGAGGAGACACCAAGCCCCAGAGGCCCAGTGACCACAGAGAAATCTCGCCAGGAGACACCTCGCCCCACAGGTCCAGTCACCACTGAGAAACCTCGCCCCAGAGGCCCAGTGCCAGAGGCAGGAAGGAGTGTCGTCCTGGAAAGGAAGCCTGTGGTCACCAGCATATCAGGCTCTCTGGTCAGCATCATCAACGGAGAAAATCTACAGCTACCCTGCCCCCAGACAGACAGCCCCAGTCAGGGCTCCAGCCAGACACAGTCTCTGACCTGGAAGTTGCCCAGCGGGGTGGTCGTGTCTCGGGGCCAGACAGCAGGGACGGGTCGGTACTCAGTCCTGGATGACGGGACTCTGACGGTGCAGCAGGTGTCTGTGTTCGACAGGGGGACCTACTCCTGCCGATCCACCAATCAGGACACGTCGTCTATCCTGACAGTTCCAGTGATTGTCATCGCCTACCCCCCTCGCATCACCAATGGCCCCCCTCCCCTCACCTACACCCGTCCCGGGGTTGACGTTCAGCTAACCTGCTACGTCATAGCAACCCCCCGAGCGACCATCACCTGGGAGATGCCAGACCAATCCCAGCTCAGGGTCACAGGTCAGGCCCGTCTCTATGGCAACCGGTACCTGAGTCCCCAGGGTTCCCTGGTGATCCAGAACCCGACCAGCAGAGACACAGGGTTCTACCGTTGTTCTGCATGGAACGTCATTGGAGCCGACACCAAGGCCACTTATCTACATGTGAtctaa